A window of the Enoplosus armatus isolate fEnoArm2 chromosome 5, fEnoArm2.hap1, whole genome shotgun sequence genome harbors these coding sequences:
- the dlc gene encoding delta-like protein C translates to MARLLLSCLLLLVSAQTALSSGVFELKIDSFTSSRGVCRYQSRDCQIFFRLCLKHSQDVINPEPPCTYGTALSDIFGADSNSISESAPIRVPFHFKWPGTFSLIIEAWNAESSGLESTENQNNLISRLATRRRLTVGEEWSQDVHFGNQSELRFSYHVVCNEHYHGEACSTYCRPRNDTFGHYTCDDEGNRHCQEGWRGEYCSVSICAAGCSEEHGSCESPGKCVCRQGWQGERCDECARHPGCLHGTCQQPWQCNCKEGWGGLYCDQDLNYCTNHKPCQNDASCTNTGQGSYTCTCRPGFTGKNCEIETNECDSNPCKNGGSCKDVVNDYSCACPQGFYGKNCETSAMMCADGPCFNGGTCFEIIAGGYSCRCPPGYTGSNCEKRIDRCSSNPCANGAQCLDLGKRVMCRCRPGFTGSRCEINIDDCADNPCRNAGTCVDGINDFTCTCTLGFTSKDCSVRTSPCDQFPCDNGGTCYTHFTGPVCQCPPGFMGARCEYPVTRTTTKPPGNDDVPAALIAAVALGLVTLILLVCAAIHILRQLRRGRALTALSTSVKNDLEAVNNRNAVIGGGGPNNGSLPGAPLGSLREKEAFLIPGGPFKVSNKDAALVEKGGDNMAMFKNKMADCNLAKEDQHLAKNKFDLKKCDSSIIVPPLSFGKDSLYHPVFIIPEQMEQCVFATEV, encoded by the exons ATGGCGCGTTTGTTACTGTCGTGTCTCCTGCTGTTGGTGTCAGCGCAGACG gCCCTCTCCTCCGGGGTCTTCGAGCTGAAGATCGACTCCTTCACCAGCTCCCGCGGCGTCTGTCGCTACCAGTCCCGGGACTGCCAGATTTTTTTTCGCTTGTGCCTCAAGCACTCGCAGGACGTCATCAACCCGGAGCCGCCATGCACGTACGGCACCGCGCTCAGCGACATCTTCGGCGCCGACTCCAACTCCATCTCCGAGAGCGCGCCCATCAGGGTGCCTTTCCACTTCAAGTGGCCG GGGACTTTTTCTCTGATCATTGAAGCCTGGAACGCGGAGTCTTCTGGACTCGAGTCTACAG AGAACCAGAACAACCTCATCAGCCGGCTGGCGACCCGCCGCAGGCTGACTGTTGGGGAGGAATGGTCCCAGGACGTGCACTTCGGCAACCAGAGCGAGCTGCGCTTCTCCTACCACGTGGTGTGCAACGAGCACTACCACGGCGAGGCCTGCTCCACCTACTGCCGGCCCCGCAACGACACCTTCGGCCACTACACCTGTGATGACGAAGGCAACCGCCACTGCCAGGAGGGCTGGAGGGGCGAGTACTGCTCTGTCT CCATCTGTGCCGCGGGGTGCAGTGAGGAGCACGGTTCCTGCGAGTCTCCCGGGAAGTGTGTGTGCCGGCAGGGCTGGCAGGGCGAGCGCTGCGACGAGTGTGCCCGACACCCCGGCTGCCTCCACGGGACCTGCCAGCAGCCCTGGCAGTGCAACTGCAAAGAGGGCTGGGGAGGCCTGTACTGTGACCAAG ACCTGAACTACTGCACCAACCACAAGCCGTGCCAGAATGACGCCTCATGCACCAACACCGGCCAGGGCAGCTACACCTGCACCTGCCGGCCTGGGTTCACCGGCAAAAACTGCGAGATCGAGACCAACGAATGCGACAGCAACCCCTGCAAGAATGGCGGCAGCTGCAAA GATGTGGTGAACGATTATTCATGTGCGTGCCCTCAGGGCTTCTACGGTAAGAACTGCGAGACCAGCGCCATGATGTGTGCAGATGGGCCTTGTTTTAACGGAGGAACCTGCTTTGAGATCATCGCTGGCGGGTATAGCTGCCGCTGCCCGCCCGGATACACAGGCTCCAACTGCGAGAAGAGGATCGACAGATGCAGCAGCAACCCCTGCGCTAACG gTGCTCAGTGTTTGGACCTCGGTAAGCGTGTCATGTGCCGCTGTCGGCCAGGCTTCACCGGCTCTCGCTGCGAGATCAACATTGACGACTGTGCCGACAACCCGTGCCGTAACGCCGGCACCTGCGTCGACGGCATCAACGACTTCACCTGCACGTGCACACTCGGCTTCACCAGTAAGGACTGCTCCGTGCGCACCAGCCCCTGCGACCAGTTCCCCTGCGACAACGGCGGCACATGTTACACCCATTTCACCGGTCCCGTGTGCCAGTGTCCGCCGGGCTTCATGGGCGCACGCTGCGAGTACCCTGTCACCAGGACGACTACAAAGCCACCCGGGAATGACGACGTTCCAGCCGCGCTTATTGCCGCCGTCGCCCTCGGCTTGGTGACGCTGATTCTGCTGGTGTGCGCCGCCATCCACATTCTGCGTCAGCTCCGCCGGGGCAGGGCGCTAACCGCCCTTTCCACGTCGGTGAAGAACGACCTGGAGGCGGTAAACAACCGCAACGCAGTGATCGGTGGAGGTGGACCCAATAACGGGAGCTTACCAGGAGCGCCGCTGGGCAgcctgagagagaaggaggccTTCCTCATCCCAGGAGGACCATTTAAAGTGTCTAATAAGGACGCAGCGCTGGTGGAGAAGGGCGGCGACAACATGGCcatgttcaaaaacaaaatggcagactGCAACCTGGCGAAAGAGGACCAGCATCTGGCGAAGAACAAGTTTGACCT TAAGAAGTGTGACTCGTCCATCATCGTTCCTCCTCTCAGTTTTGGAAAGGACAGTCTGTATCACCCAGTGTTCATCATCCCCGAGCAGatggagcagtgtgtgtttgctacTGAG GTATAA